One Oceanispirochaeta sp. DNA segment encodes these proteins:
- a CDS encoding DUF2161 family putative PD-(D/E)XK-type phosphodiesterase: MIIKESDLYDPLKQYLQHQGYTIGGEVHECDLVALKEDEMVIVELKTRVSVDLLIQAARRKDISDSVYIAVPLPPGKKNLPKARGLKNLLRKLEVGLILVRFMKTKIKVEIVLHPQPYEKRMRRRKQAAILREVDGRYGEFHKGGIPTTEERISAYKQEAIRIAFLLSEKGDSSPRALKSWSARPDKVQPILAQNHYGWFDRVSRGLYRINPAGTQALDRYERQQPELMALFREKAD, encoded by the coding sequence ATGATAATTAAAGAATCGGATCTCTACGATCCTCTGAAACAATACCTCCAGCATCAGGGATACACCATCGGGGGGGAGGTCCATGAGTGCGACCTTGTGGCTCTCAAAGAGGACGAGATGGTTATTGTTGAATTGAAGACCAGGGTCTCTGTGGATCTGCTCATTCAGGCCGCCCGGAGAAAGGATATCAGCGATTCTGTCTATATCGCTGTTCCTCTTCCTCCTGGAAAAAAAAACCTTCCCAAGGCCCGAGGGTTGAAAAACCTGCTGAGAAAACTGGAGGTCGGACTGATCCTTGTCCGATTTATGAAGACAAAGATCAAGGTTGAAATTGTTCTGCACCCTCAGCCTTATGAAAAAAGAATGAGACGGCGTAAACAGGCGGCTATTCTCAGAGAAGTGGATGGCCGATATGGAGAATTCCATAAGGGCGGTATTCCCACTACAGAAGAAAGGATCAGCGCCTATAAACAGGAAGCCATCCGGATCGCTTTTTTGTTAAGTGAAAAAGGGGATTCCTCTCCCCGGGCGCTTAAATCCTGGAGTGCCCGGCCCGATAAAGTTCAGCCCATCCTGGCTCAGAATCACTATGGCTGGTTTGACAGGGTCAGCCGGGGACTCTACAGGATCAATCCTGCCGGTACCCAGGCTCTGGACCGCTACGAAAGGCAACAGCCCGAGTTGATGGCCCTCTTCCGGGAAAAAGCTGATTGA
- a CDS encoding lysophospholipid acyltransferase family protein: MRKDLKIRDGKPGGIGWFIWHFGCFIGRVLFNKRLNVQFENWELMKTMNPPFLLVGNHVTNFDPVIISSNQKHHIHWVANDAVFRHPFVRWAMLHTQTIPKTKGMSDLDSVRIIHKKIREGGVVAVYPEGQTSWDGLNQPLIPATPKLIKLLKVPVLAVIIKGGYMTQPRWVWTKNLRRSRIILEAKILFTKEEIKQLSVEELGERLQSGIFHDDFQFQKENPVLLESSKRAESLELFTYLCPKCNTLDALKSEGNSVECQSCHWTFSIDEYGEFPADDNFPFQSLSQWNHWQQDQTVRMVREYRTLLRPEKPLLSNENLTILTGIGLVPLKPLCQGDLQLWQDRLEFVPFKGEPMIFPLGEIEAVSIFKQQKLEFYHEKVLYRFHFATPRDSAYKWLEFLKEITLPISKGKAAAEAD, translated from the coding sequence ATGAGGAAAGATCTGAAGATCCGAGACGGCAAACCGGGGGGCATCGGCTGGTTTATCTGGCATTTCGGCTGTTTCATCGGCAGAGTCCTTTTTAACAAAAGACTGAATGTTCAATTTGAAAACTGGGAACTCATGAAGACCATGAACCCTCCTTTCCTGCTTGTTGGGAATCATGTTACCAATTTTGATCCTGTCATCATCTCTTCCAACCAGAAACATCATATACACTGGGTCGCCAATGATGCAGTTTTCAGACACCCCTTTGTCAGATGGGCTATGCTTCATACCCAGACGATACCTAAAACCAAGGGGATGTCCGATCTGGATTCGGTTCGTATCATCCATAAAAAAATAAGAGAGGGCGGTGTCGTGGCGGTTTATCCCGAGGGGCAGACCAGCTGGGATGGATTGAACCAGCCCCTGATACCGGCAACACCCAAACTGATCAAGCTTCTGAAAGTGCCTGTTTTGGCAGTCATCATCAAGGGGGGGTATATGACACAACCCCGCTGGGTCTGGACAAAAAACCTCCGCCGGAGCCGTATTATTCTGGAAGCAAAGATTCTCTTTACTAAAGAAGAGATCAAACAGCTTTCTGTGGAGGAACTGGGAGAGAGACTTCAATCGGGAATCTTTCATGATGATTTTCAATTTCAGAAGGAAAACCCTGTTCTATTGGAAAGCAGTAAAAGGGCGGAATCCCTGGAACTGTTTACTTATCTCTGTCCAAAGTGCAATACTCTGGATGCCTTAAAATCGGAGGGGAACTCCGTTGAATGCCAGAGTTGCCACTGGACCTTTAGCATCGATGAATATGGAGAATTTCCTGCGGATGATAATTTTCCATTTCAAAGTCTCTCTCAGTGGAATCACTGGCAGCAGGATCAGACGGTCCGGATGGTCCGTGAATATCGGACTCTGCTCCGGCCCGAAAAGCCCCTGTTATCAAACGAAAATCTGACCATACTGACCGGAATAGGACTTGTCCCTCTGAAGCCACTTTGTCAGGGTGACCTTCAACTCTGGCAGGACCGACTCGAATTTGTACCCTTCAAGGGCGAGCCCATGATCTTTCCTCTGGGCGAGATAGAGGCGGTGAGTATATTTAAACAGCAGAAGCTTGAATTTTATCATGAGAAAGTTCTCTACCGCTTTCACTTTGCGACTCCCCGTGACTCTGCCTATAAATGGCTCGAATTTCTGAAAGAAATCACTCTTCCGATTTCAAAAGGCAAAGCTGCCGCTGAGGCCGACTGA